The proteins below are encoded in one region of Caulobacter henricii:
- the glmM gene encoding phosphoglucosamine mutase, which yields MSKRAYFGTDGIRGQANKHPMTAEVALRVGLAAGKLFRSQDDRRHLVVIGKDTRLSGYMIEPALVAGFASVGMDVRLFGPLPTPAVAMMTRSMRADLGVMISASHNDFADNGIKLFGPDGYKLSDAQELKIEALMDEGLQEGLAPPRGLGRVKRIDDAQARYVEIVKATFPRQLSLAGLRIVIDCANGAAYKVAPVTLYELGAEVIPLGVDPDGTNINHECGSTHPESMAKLVREYRADIGIALDGDADRLVICDENGQVVDGDQIMAIIAAAYARAGKLKAGGVVATVMSNLGLERFLGEQGLTLERTSVGDRYVMARMREGGFNLGGEQSGHLILSDFSTTGDGLIAALQVLAVMIESGQPMSALARQFEPVPQLLENVRFGGGKPLEAKTVKEAIADGEAQLNGAGRIVVRASGTEPLIRIMAEGDDPALVRQVVKSIVSAVKAA from the coding sequence ATGAGCAAGCGCGCCTATTTCGGCACCGACGGCATTCGCGGCCAGGCCAACAAGCACCCGATGACCGCCGAGGTCGCCCTGCGGGTCGGTCTGGCGGCCGGCAAGCTGTTCCGCTCGCAGGACGACCGCCGGCATCTGGTGGTGATCGGCAAGGACACCCGGCTGTCGGGCTACATGATCGAACCGGCCCTGGTGGCCGGTTTTGCCAGCGTCGGCATGGATGTGCGGCTGTTTGGCCCCCTGCCCACCCCCGCCGTGGCCATGATGACCCGCTCGATGCGGGCCGATCTCGGCGTGATGATCAGCGCCAGCCACAACGACTTCGCCGACAACGGCATCAAGCTGTTCGGGCCGGACGGCTACAAGCTGTCGGATGCCCAGGAGCTGAAGATCGAGGCCCTGATGGACGAGGGCCTGCAGGAGGGCCTGGCCCCGCCGCGCGGCCTGGGCCGGGTCAAGCGCATCGACGATGCCCAGGCCCGCTATGTCGAGATCGTCAAGGCGACCTTCCCGCGCCAGCTATCCCTGGCCGGCCTGCGGATCGTCATCGATTGCGCCAATGGCGCGGCCTACAAGGTGGCTCCCGTCACCCTCTATGAACTGGGGGCCGAGGTCATTCCGCTGGGCGTCGATCCGGACGGGACCAATATCAATCACGAGTGCGGCTCGACCCATCCGGAGTCGATGGCCAAGCTGGTGCGGGAATACCGTGCCGACATCGGCATCGCCCTCGACGGCGACGCCGACCGGCTGGTGATCTGCGACGAGAACGGCCAGGTGGTCGACGGCGACCAGATCATGGCCATCATCGCCGCCGCCTATGCCAGGGCCGGCAAGCTGAAGGCCGGCGGCGTGGTCGCCACGGTGATGTCCAATCTCGGCCTCGAACGCTTCCTGGGCGAACAGGGCCTGACCCTCGAGCGCACCAGCGTCGGCGACCGCTATGTCATGGCCCGCATGCGCGAGGGCGGTTTCAATCTCGGCGGCGAGCAGTCGGGCCACCTGATCCTGTCGGACTTCTCGACCACTGGCGACGGCCTGATCGCCGCCCTGCAGGTGCTGGCGGTGATGATCGAGTCCGGCCAGCCGATGAGCGCCCTGGCCCGTCAGTTCGAGCCCGTGCCGCAGCTGCTGGAAAATGTCCGCTTCGGTGGCGGCAAGCCGCTCGAGGCCAAGACGGTGAAAGAAGCCATTGCCGACGGTGAGGCCCAGTTGAACGGGGCCGGCCGAATTGTTGTGCGCGCCTCGGGCACCGAGCCCCTGATCCGTATCATGGCCGAGGGCGACGACCCCGCCCTGGTCCGCCAGGTGGTCAAGTCGATCGTCTCGGCCGTGAAGGCGGCCTGA
- a CDS encoding DUF6065 family protein, translated as MELECYPTENRPPEIVPGRPQRAWMDHFADRHPYRCLPLSMANTSGWEILCPVGFSMTWDGGAHQECIKFQPDHPYPGFSEFVKSHFSRGTVTFHTGYLFRTPPGWSILTMGPPNHIKDGIQPLAGLVETDWLPFPFTMNWLFTRPGTVRFEKGEPFCFIMMIQDKAMDNVQPVIRSMNSNLDLRRQYDVWAEKRSEFNSLIFKRDPEATKEAWQRFYFKGEYPEEVAAEAPSHHVNKRRLKAPKLG; from the coding sequence ATGGAACTGGAGTGCTATCCCACCGAGAACCGCCCGCCGGAGATCGTGCCGGGCCGCCCGCAACGGGCCTGGATGGACCACTTCGCCGACCGCCATCCCTATCGCTGCCTGCCGCTGTCCATGGCCAATACCTCGGGCTGGGAGATCCTGTGCCCGGTCGGCTTCTCGATGACCTGGGACGGCGGGGCCCACCAGGAGTGCATCAAGTTCCAGCCGGACCACCCCTATCCGGGCTTCAGCGAGTTCGTGAAATCGCACTTCTCGCGCGGCACGGTGACCTTCCATACCGGCTATCTGTTCCGCACCCCGCCGGGCTGGTCGATCCTGACCATGGGCCCGCCCAATCACATCAAGGACGGTATCCAGCCCCTGGCCGGCCTGGTCGAGACCGACTGGCTGCCCTTCCCCTTCACGATGAACTGGCTGTTCACTCGCCCCGGCACGGTGCGCTTCGAGAAGGGCGAGCCGTTCTGTTTCATCATGATGATCCAGGACAAGGCCATGGATAACGTCCAGCCGGTGATCCGCTCGATGAACAGCAATCTCGACCTGCGCCGGCAGTACGATGTCTGGGCCGAGAAGCGCAGTGAGTTCAACAGCCTGATCTTCAAGCGCGACCCTGAGGCCACCAAGGAGGCCTGGCAGCGCTTCTACTTCAAGGGCGAATATCCCGAGGAAGTGGCGGCCGAGGCCCCCAGCCACCACGTCAACAAGCGCCGGCTGAAGGCGCCAAAGCTGGGCTAG
- a CDS encoding YkvA family protein, with amino-acid sequence MSADAKPSPDVNQILDPAKALVPATVKLNEERVARGFLPKIRQVASRIPFAAEALSIWWCARDPATPTAAKGMMMAALAYFVLPTDVIPDILPALGMTDDAAVIAAVIAIVGRNLRPRHREAAQAFLDRMAKDD; translated from the coding sequence ATGAGCGCCGACGCCAAACCGTCCCCCGACGTCAATCAGATCCTGGACCCGGCCAAGGCCCTGGTTCCGGCCACGGTGAAGCTGAACGAAGAACGCGTGGCGCGGGGGTTCCTGCCCAAGATCCGCCAGGTGGCGTCCCGGATCCCGTTCGCCGCCGAGGCCCTGTCGATCTGGTGGTGCGCCCGCGACCCGGCCACTCCGACGGCGGCCAAGGGCATGATGATGGCGGCCCTGGCCTATTTCGTCCTGCCGACCGATGTCATTCCCGACATCCTGCCGGCCCTGGGCATGACCGACGACGCCGCCGTGATCGCGGCGGTCATCGCCATTGTCGGCCGCAACCTGCGACCCCGCCACCGTGAGGCGGCCCAGGCCTTCCTCGACCGGATGGCCAAGGACGACTGA
- a CDS encoding UbiH/UbiF/VisC/COQ6 family ubiquinone biosynthesis hydroxylase, which yields MRTHDADVIIAGAGMAGSTLALALASGGLRPLLVDPQPFEAQLAPTFDGRSSAIAYSSFRQWRTLGAGEALEPHAQRIEQILVTDGRTPGAAARGASPAFLRFDSSEIADRSDGEPLGYLIENRQIRAALSQTVTRAGIPVIAPMAANHLEVDAGGARLTLSDGRVLSAPLAVSAEGRGSTLRKAAGIGDIGWGYGQSGVVATVKMQRPHEGVAHEYFLPSGPFAILPLTDNRASLVWTESTARAEALSGARPEAFHAHLMRRFGEFLGDVEIVGPIFVYPLSLSLAERMVAPRLALIGDAAHGVHPIAGQGLNLGLKDAAALAEVLVEALRGGEDLGSEVVLERYARWRRFDTVTNALAFDGFVRLFSNDNPLLRLARGIGLAAVNRIAPARRFFMHEAGGAVGDLPRLLRGQAL from the coding sequence ATGCGCACGCACGACGCCGATGTGATCATCGCGGGAGCCGGCATGGCCGGATCCACCCTGGCCCTCGCCCTGGCCTCAGGGGGACTGCGGCCGCTACTGGTCGATCCCCAGCCGTTCGAGGCCCAGCTGGCCCCGACCTTTGACGGGCGATCCTCGGCCATCGCCTATTCCAGCTTCCGGCAGTGGCGGACCCTCGGTGCGGGCGAGGCCCTCGAGCCGCACGCCCAGCGCATCGAGCAGATCCTGGTCACCGACGGCCGCACCCCGGGTGCCGCCGCGCGCGGCGCTTCGCCGGCCTTTCTGCGCTTTGACTCCAGCGAGATCGCCGACCGCTCGGACGGCGAGCCCCTGGGCTATCTGATCGAGAACCGCCAGATCCGCGCGGCCCTGTCCCAGACCGTGACCCGGGCCGGGATCCCGGTGATCGCCCCGATGGCGGCCAACCATCTTGAGGTCGACGCCGGAGGCGCGCGCCTGACCCTGTCCGACGGACGGGTGCTCAGCGCGCCCCTGGCCGTCAGCGCCGAAGGCCGGGGCTCGACCCTGCGCAAGGCCGCCGGCATCGGCGATATCGGCTGGGGCTACGGCCAGAGCGGCGTGGTCGCCACGGTGAAGATGCAGCGCCCGCACGAGGGCGTGGCCCACGAATATTTCCTGCCCAGCGGCCCGTTCGCCATCCTGCCCCTGACCGACAACCGCGCCAGCCTGGTCTGGACCGAGAGCACGGCCCGGGCCGAGGCCCTGAGCGGGGCGAGGCCCGAAGCCTTCCACGCCCACCTGATGCGGCGGTTCGGCGAGTTTCTGGGTGATGTCGAGATCGTCGGCCCGATCTTCGTCTATCCCCTGTCCCTGTCCCTGGCCGAGCGCATGGTCGCGCCGCGCCTGGCCCTGATCGGCGATGCCGCCCACGGCGTCCACCCGATCGCGGGGCAGGGCCTGAACCTGGGTCTGAAGGATGCGGCGGCCCTGGCCGAGGTGCTGGTGGAAGCCCTGCGCGGCGGCGAGGATCTCGGCAGCGAGGTGGTGCTGGAACGCTATGCCCGCTGGCGGCGGTTCGACACCGTGACCAATGCCCTGGCCTTTGACGGCTTTGTGCGGCTGTTCTCGAACGACAATCCGCTGCTGCGCCTGGCCCGCGGTATCGGCCTGGCGGCCGTCAACCGCATCGCCCCGGCCCGGCGCTTCTTCATGCACGAGGCCGGCGGCGCGGTGGGCGACCTGCCCCGCCTGCTGCGCGGTCAGGCGCTCTGA
- the glmS gene encoding glutamine--fructose-6-phosphate transaminase (isomerizing), which yields MCGIIGIVGNQPVADRLIESLKRLEYRGYDSAGIAGQVDGVLQRRRAPGKLRELESVLAHEPLIATTGIGHTRWATHGAPTLRNAHPHIVGKVAVVHNGIIENFAELKAELIAAGREFQSDTDTEVVAHLLDAELATGLAPLEAFKATLDRLRGAFALCVLIGGEDEVILAARNGPPLAVGYGDGEMFVGSDGLALGPFTNRVAYLHDGDYVILNHTGAKIFDQAGQVADRPIKIVPASAVLMEKGNYRHFMEKEIHDQPEGCQRTIAAYVDPITARAAVPGNIDWAALDRIQIVACGTSYIAGMVGRYLIEQLADLPVDVEIASEFRYRQPAIRASALVIAMSQSGETADTLAALRYCQEKGMKSAVVVNATESTMAREVDVVWPIHCGPEIGVASTKAFTAQVSVMIALAIAAAKARGRIDDAEEQRLVKVLLEAPRLIAEAIGLEDAIKDIAAEVARARDVLYLGRGPMSALALEGALKLKEISYIHAEGYAAGELKHGPIALVDEQTPIVILAPYDSWFEKSASNMSEVMARGGQVIFITDTEGARHAPAGAKVVITAPACDPLVSALVMSAPIQLLAYHVAVHKGADVDQPRNLAKSVTVE from the coding sequence ATGTGCGGCATCATCGGCATCGTCGGAAATCAGCCTGTCGCCGATCGTCTGATCGAGAGCCTCAAGCGTCTGGAGTATCGCGGCTATGACTCGGCGGGCATTGCCGGCCAGGTCGACGGGGTGCTGCAGCGCCGCCGCGCGCCGGGCAAGCTGCGCGAGCTGGAAAGCGTCCTGGCCCACGAGCCGCTGATCGCCACCACCGGCATCGGCCACACCCGCTGGGCCACCCACGGGGCTCCGACCCTGCGCAATGCCCACCCGCACATCGTCGGCAAGGTGGCGGTGGTCCACAACGGCATCATCGAGAACTTCGCCGAGCTGAAGGCCGAGCTGATCGCCGCCGGCCGCGAGTTCCAGAGCGACACCGACACCGAGGTCGTCGCCCACCTGCTGGATGCCGAACTGGCGACTGGCCTCGCCCCGCTGGAGGCCTTCAAGGCCACCCTCGACCGTCTGCGCGGTGCCTTTGCCCTCTGCGTCCTGATCGGCGGCGAGGACGAGGTGATCCTGGCCGCACGCAACGGTCCGCCCCTGGCCGTGGGCTATGGCGACGGCGAGATGTTCGTCGGCTCCGACGGCCTGGCCCTGGGCCCGTTCACCAACCGCGTCGCCTATCTGCACGACGGCGACTATGTGATCCTCAACCACACCGGGGCGAAGATCTTCGACCAGGCGGGCCAGGTCGCCGACCGGCCGATCAAGATCGTCCCGGCCTCGGCCGTGCTGATGGAGAAGGGCAATTACCGGCACTTCATGGAGAAGGAGATCCATGACCAGCCGGAAGGATGCCAGCGCACCATCGCCGCCTATGTCGATCCCATCACCGCCCGCGCCGCCGTGCCCGGCAATATCGACTGGGCCGCCCTGGACCGCATCCAGATCGTCGCCTGCGGCACCTCCTATATCGCCGGCATGGTCGGCCGGTACCTGATCGAGCAGCTGGCCGACCTGCCGGTCGATGTCGAGATCGCCTCGGAATTCCGCTATCGCCAGCCGGCCATCCGGGCCAGCGCCCTGGTCATCGCCATGTCGCAGTCGGGCGAGACCGCCGACACCCTGGCGGCGCTGCGCTACTGCCAGGAGAAGGGCATGAAGAGCGCCGTGGTGGTCAATGCCACGGAATCGACCATGGCCCGCGAGGTCGATGTCGTCTGGCCGATCCACTGCGGACCCGAGATCGGCGTTGCCTCGACCAAGGCCTTCACCGCCCAGGTCAGTGTGATGATCGCCCTGGCCATCGCCGCCGCCAAGGCGCGCGGCCGGATCGACGACGCCGAGGAGCAGCGGCTGGTCAAGGTTCTGCTGGAGGCCCCACGCCTGATCGCCGAGGCCATCGGCCTAGAAGACGCCATCAAGGACATCGCCGCCGAGGTCGCCCGGGCCCGCGACGTGCTCTATCTGGGCCGTGGCCCGATGTCGGCCCTGGCCCTGGAGGGGGCCCTGAAGCTGAAGGAAATCAGCTATATTCATGCCGAGGGCTATGCCGCCGGCGAGCTCAAGCACGGCCCGATCGCCCTGGTCGACGAACAGACCCCGATCGTCATCCTCGCGCCCTATGACAGCTGGTTCGAGAAATCGGCCTCGAACATGAGCGAGGTCATGGCCCGCGGCGGCCAGGTCATCTTCATCACCGACACCGAAGGGGCCCGGCACGCCCCGGCCGGCGCCAAGGTGGTGATCACCGCCCCGGCCTGCGATCCCCTGGTCTCGGCCCTGGTCATGTCGGCCCCGATCCAGCTGCTGGCCTATCATGTGGCCGTGCACAAGGGCGCGGATGTCGACCAGCCGCGCAACCTGGCCAAGTCGGTGACAGTGGAATAG
- a CDS encoding LON peptidase substrate-binding domain-containing protein, protein MPGALRRLSDLPLVIPVFPLDGVLLLPGGQLPLNIFEPRYLNMLDDVMSGERMIGMIQTRPKGAGRASDHGPSLAPIGCAGRVTSFAETSDGRYLITLTGVCRFRAGDELPVRTPYRQVRADFSSFEADLRDDGLASSAADPAPLLAALRRYLDHRGLAIDWSGAEAAPSDALVNSLSMALPFDAIEKQALLEAPTLADRRATLVALLEIDAAVDDDDEPPSIQ, encoded by the coding sequence ATGCCGGGTGCCCTTCGACGGCTCAGTGACCTGCCGCTGGTGATCCCGGTGTTCCCGCTCGACGGGGTGCTGCTGCTGCCCGGCGGCCAGCTGCCGCTCAACATCTTCGAGCCACGCTATCTCAACATGCTGGACGACGTGATGTCGGGCGAGCGGATGATCGGCATGATCCAGACCCGGCCGAAGGGCGCGGGCCGGGCGAGCGACCACGGCCCCAGCCTCGCCCCGATCGGCTGCGCCGGCCGGGTGACCAGCTTCGCCGAGACCAGCGACGGCCGCTATCTGATCACCCTGACCGGGGTCTGCCGGTTCCGGGCCGGTGATGAACTGCCGGTGCGCACCCCCTATCGCCAGGTGCGGGCCGACTTCTCGTCCTTCGAGGCCGATCTGCGCGACGACGGCCTGGCCTCGTCCGCGGCCGATCCGGCCCCGCTGCTGGCGGCCCTGCGCCGCTATCTGGACCATCGCGGCCTGGCCATAGACTGGAGCGGTGCCGAGGCCGCTCCTTCCGACGCCCTCGTCAACAGCCTGTCCATGGCCCTGCCGTTCGATGCCATCGAGAAACAGGCCCTGCTGGAGGCCCCGACCCTGGCCGACCGGCGCGCGACCCTGGTCGCCCTGCTCGAGATCGATGCTGCCGTCGACGATGATGACGAGCCGCCCTCGATCCAGTGA
- a CDS encoding acyltransferase family protein produces the protein MAFDGSAVKPPRLASLDVLRGLTIVGMILVNSAAYLHYVSGYDVFPALMHSAWAGFTLADAVFPAFIFMTGVSIPLATAERGLDVGGLRRLLVRTGRLILLGLLVSNIYWLATPESVLFRPMGVLQRIALAFLAAAVLYRITGPRTRLTLAVGLLLLYWPLCLAPFPGGTADLMAPGSSLVAYADRLVLGAYTYVKGPLGYDPEGLLGTLPAIAQALIGVAAGEWLAARRGARGLAVAGALLLVVGLAWGLAFPVVKDLWTSSYVLVSSGAALLVLAALHEALDIRLWRVPGRDFLTDFGVNAIFAYVLHELASIILTAHMLKIPYDAASPVVGTKAAALIPVVIFIGLVWAVVAYMRRRNWIVKV, from the coding sequence ATGGCGTTCGACGGCAGCGCCGTAAAGCCGCCGCGTCTGGCGTCGCTGGACGTCCTGCGCGGCCTGACCATCGTCGGCATGATTCTGGTCAATTCGGCCGCCTATCTGCACTATGTCAGCGGCTATGACGTCTTTCCGGCCCTGATGCATTCGGCCTGGGCCGGCTTCACCCTGGCCGACGCGGTGTTTCCGGCCTTCATCTTCATGACCGGGGTCTCGATCCCCCTGGCCACCGCAGAGCGGGGTCTGGACGTCGGCGGCCTGCGCCGGCTGCTGGTGCGGACCGGCCGGCTGATCCTGCTGGGCCTGCTGGTCAGCAACATCTACTGGCTGGCCACGCCCGAAAGCGTGCTGTTCCGTCCCATGGGCGTGCTGCAGCGGATCGCCCTGGCCTTTCTGGCCGCCGCTGTCCTTTACCGGATCACCGGACCCCGTACCCGCCTGACCCTCGCGGTGGGCCTGCTGCTGCTCTACTGGCCACTCTGCCTGGCACCGTTCCCGGGCGGTACGGCCGACCTGATGGCCCCGGGGTCAAGCCTGGTCGCCTATGCCGACCGCCTGGTGCTGGGAGCCTATACCTATGTCAAAGGCCCGCTGGGCTATGATCCCGAAGGCCTGCTCGGCACCCTGCCGGCCATAGCCCAGGCCCTGATTGGGGTCGCGGCCGGAGAGTGGCTGGCGGCCCGGCGCGGCGCGCGGGGCCTGGCGGTCGCCGGGGCCCTGCTCCTGGTGGTCGGTCTCGCCTGGGGGCTGGCCTTTCCGGTCGTCAAGGACCTGTGGACCAGCAGCTATGTCCTGGTCTCCAGCGGAGCGGCCCTGCTGGTGCTGGCAGCCCTGCACGAGGCTTTGGACATCCGGCTCTGGCGGGTGCCCGGGCGGGACTTCCTGACCGATTTCGGGGTCAATGCCATCTTCGCCTACGTGCTGCACGAGCTGGCCTCGATCATCCTGACCGCCCACATGCTGAAGATCCCCTATGACGCCGCCTCACCGGTCGTCGGTACCAAGGCGGCAGCCCTGATCCCGGTGGTGATCTTCATCGGCCTCGTCTGGGCGGTGGTGGCCTATATGCGGCGCAGGAACTGGATCGTGAAGGTTTGA
- a CDS encoding thioredoxin family protein encodes MSLIGAKPAPIPAGGPAGKSVHIKDGTDASFMADVIEASKTQPVIVDFWATWCGPCRQLTPALEKHVAAAGGAVKLVKIDVDKNPGYSGQLRVQSIPTVYAFVNGQPVDGFQGAVPESEIKAFIARLSGPPAQSDLDALLAMGKESLDLGDIGGAAQAYAQALQMDPANLKAIGGMARCYLESGDLEHAAEVAALAPANARDPDLESVRAALALAADAPSETAPFEARLAADENDHEARFELAKALAGAGHLQAAADHLLSLIARDRSWNDEAARKQLLTVFEAAGPMSDVAKAGRKRLSAILFS; translated from the coding sequence ATGAGCCTGATCGGTGCAAAGCCCGCCCCCATCCCTGCCGGGGGTCCGGCCGGCAAAAGCGTGCACATCAAGGACGGCACTGATGCCAGCTTCATGGCCGATGTCATCGAGGCCTCGAAGACCCAGCCGGTCATCGTCGACTTCTGGGCCACCTGGTGCGGTCCCTGCCGTCAGCTGACCCCGGCCCTCGAAAAGCACGTCGCTGCCGCCGGCGGGGCGGTCAAGCTGGTCAAGATCGATGTCGACAAGAACCCTGGCTATTCGGGCCAACTGCGCGTGCAGTCGATCCCGACCGTCTATGCCTTCGTCAACGGCCAGCCGGTCGACGGCTTCCAGGGCGCGGTGCCCGAGAGCGAGATCAAGGCCTTCATTGCCCGCCTGTCCGGCCCGCCGGCCCAGAGCGACCTCGACGCCCTGCTGGCCATGGGCAAGGAATCCCTCGATCTCGGCGACATCGGTGGCGCAGCCCAGGCCTATGCCCAGGCCCTGCAGATGGATCCGGCCAATCTGAAGGCCATCGGCGGCATGGCCCGCTGCTATCTGGAGAGCGGTGACCTGGAGCATGCCGCCGAGGTCGCGGCCCTGGCCCCCGCCAATGCCCGCGACCCGGATCTGGAAAGCGTCCGCGCCGCCCTCGCCCTGGCCGCCGACGCCCCGTCCGAGACCGCGCCGTTCGAGGCCCGTCTGGCCGCCGACGAAAACGACCACGAGGCCCGTTTCGAACTGGCCAAGGCCCTGGCCGGGGCCGGTCACCTGCAGGCGGCCGCCGACCATCTGCTGTCCCTGATCGCCCGTGACCGCAGCTGGAACGACGAGGCGGCCCGCAAGCAGCTGCTGACCGTGTTCGAGGCGGCCGGACCGATGTCGGACGTCGCCAAGGCCGGCCGCAAGCGGCTGTCGGCCATCCTGTTCAGCTAG
- a CDS encoding Trm112 family protein has product MTATPTPPPADIDPRLLEVLVCPVTRTTLDYNRARGELVSRAAKLAYPIRDGVPIMLPEEARSLEDGE; this is encoded by the coding sequence ATGACCGCGACCCCGACCCCGCCGCCCGCCGATATCGACCCGCGCCTGCTGGAAGTGCTGGTCTGTCCCGTCACCCGCACCACCCTCGACTACAACCGCGCCCGGGGCGAACTGGTCAGCCGGGCCGCCAAGCTGGCCTATCCGATCCGCGACGGCGTACCGATCATGCTGCCCGAAGAGGCGCGATCGCTCGAAGACGGCGAATAA
- a CDS encoding SDR family NAD(P)-dependent oxidoreductase → MKLDNTVAAVVTGGASGLGEATARALAAHGVKVAIFDFNEVTGEAVAKDIGGVFCKVNVTSDADVDAGFEKARAAHGQERILVNCAGTGNAAKTAGRDKATGETKHFPLDAFDRIIQINLVGTFRCIAKSAKGMLDLEPLEDGLRGAIVNTASVAAEDGQMGQAAYSASKGGVVGMTLPIARDLMSEGIRVNCILPGIFNTPLMNNAPEAVKAGLAASVPFPKRLGNPAEYAHLALTMITNDYFNGEDVRLDGGIRMAPR, encoded by the coding sequence ATGAAACTCGACAACACCGTCGCCGCCGTCGTCACCGGAGGCGCTTCGGGCCTTGGCGAAGCCACCGCCCGCGCCCTGGCCGCCCACGGCGTCAAGGTCGCCATCTTCGACTTCAACGAAGTCACCGGCGAAGCCGTCGCCAAGGACATCGGCGGCGTGTTCTGCAAGGTCAATGTCACCAGCGACGCCGATGTCGATGCCGGCTTCGAAAAGGCCCGCGCCGCCCACGGCCAGGAGCGGATTCTGGTCAACTGCGCCGGCACCGGCAATGCCGCCAAGACCGCCGGCCGCGACAAGGCCACCGGCGAGACCAAGCACTTCCCGCTCGATGCCTTCGACCGCATCATCCAGATCAACCTGGTCGGCACCTTCCGCTGCATCGCCAAGTCGGCCAAGGGCATGCTGGACCTCGAGCCGCTGGAAGACGGCCTGCGCGGTGCCATCGTCAACACCGCCTCGGTCGCGGCCGAGGACGGCCAGATGGGCCAGGCGGCCTATTCGGCCTCCAAGGGCGGCGTGGTCGGCATGACCCTGCCGATCGCTCGCGACCTGATGAGCGAAGGCATCCGCGTCAACTGCATCCTGCCGGGCATCTTCAACACCCCGCTGATGAACAATGCGCCGGAAGCGGTGAAGGCCGGCCTCGCCGCCTCGGTGCCGTTCCCCAAGCGCCTGGGCAATCCGGCGGAATATGCCCACCTGGCCCTGACCATGATCACCAACGACTATTTCAACGGTGAAGACGTCCGCCTCGACGGCGGTATCCGCATGGCCCCGCGCTAA
- a CDS encoding nuclear transport factor 2 family protein: MRFKALMLAVALAAASTPALAADPDETAVLDSVQRFFDAIARADPAAMQAVVLPGGQLAAVGLTADGATTFSRFAVEDSLGRLIKPGRNERMWAHQVMRRGPLATVTGPYEFLIDGVTSHCGVEVFTLIKQDGVWRIASLTWTKEPEACSELGAR, encoded by the coding sequence ATGCGATTCAAGGCCCTGATGCTTGCAGTGGCGCTCGCTGCGGCTTCGACCCCCGCCCTGGCCGCGGATCCGGACGAGACAGCGGTGCTGGACAGCGTCCAGCGCTTCTTCGACGCCATTGCCAGGGCCGATCCGGCCGCCATGCAGGCTGTGGTGCTGCCGGGCGGCCAGCTCGCCGCCGTGGGACTGACCGCCGACGGCGCGACGACCTTCAGCCGCTTTGCGGTCGAGGACAGTCTGGGTCGCCTCATCAAGCCGGGCCGCAATGAGCGGATGTGGGCGCATCAGGTCATGCGACGCGGGCCCCTGGCCACGGTGACCGGCCCCTATGAGTTCCTGATCGATGGCGTGACCAGCCATTGTGGCGTCGAGGTCTTCACCCTGATCAAGCAGGACGGGGTTTGGCGGATCGCCAGTCTGACCTGGACCAAGGAACCCGAGGCCTGCTCAGAGCTCGGGGCAAGATAG
- a CDS encoding prolyl-tRNA synthetase associated domain-containing protein — protein MKTRADLFAFFDAHGIAHTTLDHPPVFRVEEGLEIKAAMPGGHTKNLFLKDAKGQLWLISALGETVIDLKRLHTVIGSGRLSFGPEAMMIETLGVRPGSVTAFGLINDSEHRVRFVLDAALAQADPVNFHPLGNDATTAVSQAGLRAFLAALGITPMIVDFEAMTVA, from the coding sequence ATGAAGACCCGCGCCGACCTCTTTGCCTTTTTCGACGCCCATGGCATCGCCCACACCACCCTGGACCATCCGCCGGTGTTCCGGGTCGAGGAGGGGCTGGAGATCAAGGCGGCCATGCCCGGCGGCCACACCAAGAACCTGTTCCTGAAGGACGCCAAGGGCCAGCTCTGGCTGATTTCGGCCCTGGGCGAGACGGTGATCGACCTCAAGCGCCTCCACACCGTGATCGGCTCGGGCCGGCTGTCGTTCGGACCGGAGGCGATGATGATCGAGACCCTGGGCGTCAGGCCGGGCTCGGTGACCGCCTTTGGCCTGATCAATGACAGCGAGCATCGCGTGCGCTTCGTGCTCGACGCGGCTCTCGCCCAGGCCGATCCGGTCAATTTCCATCCCCTGGGCAATGACGCCACCACGGCGGTGAGTCAGGCCGGCCTGCGTGCCTTTCTCGCGGCCCTGGGGATCACGCCGATGATCGTTGATTTTGAGGCCATGACTGTCGCCTGA